AAATCGTTTCCTCAAAAAGATGGTGCCTTGACCCTGCCCATTGATAGTCCCCCCGAACGATCCCTACATGCACTTCTTCCTTGTAAATGAGGTTCAGCACTTCTTTACTCCAACCAGTCGTCACATGGAAATCCACTTTAGGATATCGCTCACGAAATAATCTCAATAGGCCAGGCAATTTATGCAGCGTGATATAATTGGAAACACCCAGCCGTAATGTCCCACTGATCTCCTGACCCATATTGAACGCTGTCTCTTTTATCTGCCGGAGCCTGATCAGCATTTCATCTGCACAGTTGGCCAAATATTCCCCTTGAGGGGTGAACTGCACTCCCCTTGTTCCGCGCTCCACAATCTTTAGATTGAATTCCTTCTCTATTTGCTGAATTCGTTTCGTTAAAGAAGGTTGCGATATATATAAACTTTGCGCCGTTTTAGTAATATTCTTATGCTCATGCAACACCTTTAAAATATGCCAATCCCTTTCATTCATAACCCTTCCCCCGATACCGCTTTTTCCTTGAGTGTCCTATCGAAACTGTATCATACAAGGCTTGTTGGATATATCCAAGCAATGCCGGCAAGGACTTTCCCAAAGCGCATTCTCCAGCCCGCCTTAGGAGCGGCATCTTTCACGCTCAGTCATTCAATTGTATTCTTTCAGGGCATGTATAGATATTCAGTGAATCATTACGAATGAACCCGACCGTGGTGATTCCCAATCCTTCAGCCAACTCCAAAGCCAATTCGGTTGGAGCGGATTTCGAGAGAATCAGTTCACAGCCGATTTTCGCCACCTTCAAGAGAATTTCCGATGAGATCCGGCCGCTGAACACGATAGCTTTCCCTTCTATCGAAATACCATTTTTCAAGCAATGGCCGTATATTTTGTCCAAGGCATTATGCCGGCCGATGTCCATCCTGCTTAATACGAGGCCATCAACATCACATAAAGCGGCATTGTGTACCCCTCCTGTGTTCCGGAAGGTGACAGCGGAATTTTGTAAATCCTTCATCAAGCGGAAGCAGTCATCTGGAGTCAGTTTCACCGAAACATTATCCATTTTCTTGGCCGTCAAAGCATCATTCACAAAGACGAACCCTTGTCGGCTCATTCCGCAGCATGATGTAATATACCGCTTATTTTGAAAGTCCTGGAAGTAGGGATTCACTTTATCTGTCTTCACATGAACAAAGCCTTCTTTTTCCTGGACCCAGATTTCTTTTATCTCATCATATTTTTTGATGATGCCTTCCGAAGCCAAATAGCCAATCACCATATCCTCGATGTATTCAGGTGTACACACCATCGTGACGAATTCCTGGCCATTTATTTTGACAGTAACGGGATACTCCGTTACGATCGTATCTTCCGTCCGCCCGATGTTACCTTTGGTTATCCGGATGATGTCCCTCTTGCTTTCAATCGCTTTCATGTTCCCACTCCTTTTACTATCCAGGAGCCAATTGACCACTATTCAAGGAAGATGGTCAATGCCCGTTGAGTTTGTCCGCTATATCCTTATCAAATACGAATACGGAAATCGCTATGTTCTCCTTGATTTTGATATCTGAAAACAAATGGACCAGTTTAGCCCCAACCAGTTCTTCCATTCCATCTGGAGGACTCTCCGAATACACATCCTGTACCATTTTGGTACGTGCAGAATGGACCATGTCCCTTCCTTCCTCCGATCTTGATATGAACATTTCCGTAGGAGTCAAATTCCCATATAACGTAGAAACGGCCATATTCTCCACGAAAACCGTGTGTATGCGTTCTGGTCCTTTACCGAATAGTTCCTTGCGCAGCTTACGAATCATATCATTGAATTCATGGATAACCTTTGACACCGTTACGTCACTCCAATTCAAGAAAATTAAGTTCTCAATTTTCTAATCATAAATCAACGCGAAGAAAAACGAAAGGAATTTGGGAATGATAGCCTCTTTCCAGGATTGTTTCTTGCTAAAATTAAAGGTATAATATCTAAGAGGAAAGTTGGGAGCATAATAGTGTACTGTTGTGTCCTATCTTTTTTAAAAATCATCCATTATGGTATGGATTGGTATATTGGCAAGCTTTGCTATTAAACTATTCCACCATGACCTACATTTCCGTTCAGAGCCGGAGGTGTGATCATGGTGGTTTTTTTTCGTGTTTTTGGCTATAAAAGGGGGAAATATAATGAGCGATTCAAACATCACCATCAAAATAAATGGGAAGGATTATACCGCTAATGAAGGAGCGACAATTCTGGAGGTCATCAACCGAAATGAGATAGCTCATCCACAGATTTGTTATGTTCCTGAAGTGGATCCGATCCAAACATGCGACACATGCATCGTCGAAGTTAATGGGAAACTCGTCCGATCATGTTCGACAAAAGCAGCGGGCGGCATGGATATAGCCTTGGATTCAAGCAAGGCAAAAGAGGCCCAAACCGAAGCCATGGACCGGATCCTGGAAAACCATTCTTTATACTGTACTGTATGTGATAATAATAACGGAAATTGCAAACTGCATAACACAGCGGAATTAATGGAAATCGAACACCAAAAATATCCTTACACACCGAAAGTGGAATTGGGTGCCGTCGATATGTCCCATCCATTTTACCGCTATGATGCCAATCAATGCATCGCATGCGGCCAATGTGTCGAAGTCTGCCAGAACCTTCAGGTCAACGAGACGCTGTCCATCGACTGGGAAGCGGAACGCCCCCGGGTAATCTGGGATGAAGGAACGGAAATCAATAACTCATCTTGTGTAGGCTGCGGACAGTGTGTAACCATTTGTCCATGTAATGCATTAATGGAAAAATCGATGCTGGGTGAGGCTGGCTTCATGTCAGGTTTGAAAAACGATATGCTTGAACCAATGATTGACCTTGTCAAAGAAGTGGAACCTGGATACAGCGGGATTTTTGCCATTTCAGAGATTGAAGCGGCAATGCGTGATACACGGACGAAGAAGACAAAAACGGTCTGTACGTTCTGTGGGGTAGGATGCACATTCGAAGTCTGGACAAAAGGCCGTAAAATCCTTAAAGTCCAACCTACCCATGAAGCACCCGTCAATGCGATATCCACATGTGTCAAAGGGAAATTCGGCTGGGACTTCGTAAACTCGGAAAAACGTTTAACCAAGCCCCTGATTCGGAAAAATGGGAGATTCGTTGAATCAAGCTGGGATGAAGCACTTGATTTGGTTGCATCCAGACTTGGTTCGATCAAACAGCAATACGGCGGAAATTCAGTAGGCTTCATTTCCTCATCAAAGATCACGAATGAAGAAAACTATGTGATTCAAAAACTGGCACGTCAAATGTTCGAAACGAATAACGTCGACAATTGCTCGCGTTACTGTCAATCCCCGGCAACAGACGGACTGTTCCGTACGGTCGGCATGGGAGGAGATGCTGGTACGATTAAAGATATTGCCGCAGCAGGTCTTGTCATCATCGTTGGCGCTAACCCTGCAGAAGGCCATCCCGTATTGGCGACACGCGTAAAACGGGCACACAAGCTTCACGGACAAAAACTGATCGTAGCTGACATCCGCAAAAACGAAATGGCCGAACGCTCCGACATCCATATCAGTCCAAAACAAGGAACAGACCAGGTTTGGTTGATGGCGGTTACAAAATATATAATCGATCAAGACTGGCATGATCAAGAATTCATCAATGAAAATGTTAACTTCTTCGACGATTACAAAGAAGTACTTGAAAAATACACCCTGGAATATGCCGAAACACACACAGGCATTTCAAGAGAAACATTGATCCAAATAGCTGAGACCATTCGCGATGCAGACGGAACATGCATCCTCTGGGGAATGGGCGTTACACAAAACACCGGTGCATCCGATACTTCAGCGGCAATTTCCAACTTGCTATTGGCTACGGGTAACTACCGTCGTCCAGGAGCGGGAGCTTATCCGCTTCGCGGCCATAACAATGTACAGGGCGCTTGCGATATGGGTACCTTGCCAACATGGCTTCCAGGATATCAGCATGTTACCGATGACGTGGCACGTGCTAAATTCGAAAAAGCTTATGGAGTGAAAATCGATGGCAAACCAGGCTTGAACAATATTGAAATGCTCAAAGCGATAGAGAAAGGCGACATGAAGGCCATGTATCTCGTCGGAGAAGATATGGCACTTGTCGATGCGGATGCAAACCATGTTGATAAAGTGTTATCCGGATTGGATTTCTTTGTTGTCCAGGATATTTTCCTTTCAAGGACAGCCCAATATGCCGACGTGGTATTGCCAGGAGCCCCATCTCTTGAAAAAGACGGAACGTTCACCAATACGGAGCGCCGTGTACAGCGTTTATATAAAGCCCTTCCCACAATGGGGGATTCTAAAGCGGACTGGGAAATCACTCAAGAGATCGCCAACCGCTTAGGTGCAAATTGGAACTACACTCACCCTAGTGAAATCTATGAAGAAATGGCAAGCCTGTCACCGATATTCAGCCAAGCGAATTACGAGGTGCTGGAAGGATGGAACAGCTTCCTCTGGGGAAGCCATGATGGATCAAACACACCGCTTCTTTATGTGGATGGCTTCAACTTCCCTGATAAGAAAGCGCGCTTTGCACTGGCTGACTGGGTGGAACCTCATAAATTCCCGGAAGAATATGACCTTCATATCAATAACGGACGCATGCTGGAGCATTTCCATGAAGGCAATATGACGAACAAATCCAATGGAATCCAATCGAAAGTACCTGATATTTTCGTTGAGGTATCACCAGAACTTGCCAAAGAACGTAAAGTCGGCGATGGCGGACTCGTTCGCTTAGTGTCTCCATTCGGGGCCGTTAAATTAAAAGCCCTGATCACAGACCGTGTAAAAAAAAATGAGCTATTTTTACCGATGAACTCAGTCGATAAAGACTCTGCCATCAACTTCCTGACTGGTCCCATCTATGATCAACGCACAAGCACGCCTGCTTACAAACAGACGATGGTCCGCATGGAAGTATTAAGCGCAAGCGGAGACATCCCATTACCGGGTACCAATCCACGGAACAAAAAACGTCATCCTCAAAATGGTGTCGAGGTTGAACGTAAGTGGGCCCGTCCAGGGTATGTTCACTTAACGGATAAATAAACAGGGAGGGTGAAGATCATGGCAGCTCCTATTACGGAAATCCATAATCCCATTACTGAGGAAGAAATTAAGCTACAAAAACTCGAAGAACTGAAAACGCTGATCACCGATAATGAAGAGGCATTGAACAATATGTTTAAAATCGTCAATGAACTGAATGACTCGGGAGTATTCGAAGCCGCGACCTCCATGCTTCAAGGAAAAGAACAAATCGCGAAAATCGCTCTTCAACAAATCACAAGGCAGCCTGTCACAAACCTGATCAATACCCTAATGGGGGCAACCGGAGCCTTGATGAACGCCGATGCCGCACAATCCACGAAACTGCTTAACAGTGCACTTGCAGGAATCGATGAAGGAAACAAATTCCTTCAGGCAGATAAGAAGATCGGAGTTTTGGATTTAATGAAAACATTGAATGATCCAGACATAAACCGGGCGATCGGCTTTGGCGTACACTTCCTAAAGGGAATGGGCAAGGAATTAAAAGAATAGAATCGGAACAAAGACTCAAGAGAAGCTCATGCTTCTTTTGAGTCTTTGTTCTATACTGGATGAAATGCTGATCTTATTAGCCTGGATGATTTAGATGAGGGCCCAAATCACTCATCAACCGTAATG
This sequence is a window from Brevibacillus sp. JNUCC-41. Protein-coding genes within it:
- a CDS encoding LysR family transcriptional regulator; the encoded protein is MNERDWHILKVLHEHKNITKTAQSLYISQPSLTKRIQQIEKEFNLKIVERGTRGVQFTPQGEYLANCADEMLIRLRQIKETAFNMGQEISGTLRLGVSNYITLHKLPGLLRLFRERYPKVDFHVTTGWSKEVLNLIYKEEVHVGIVRGDYQWAGSRHHLFEETICIASKEEIEVRDLPFLPRIDYGTDALLKTMIDNWWRDNFSGPPLVGMEVDKGDTCKEMVRNGLGYGILPSVLLEKDQSLRQMDLRDKHGNPLIRNTWMLYHEKSQELKLVKAFVEFVKEVDFMSDI
- the fdhD gene encoding formate dehydrogenase accessory sulfurtransferase FdhD; this translates as MKAIESKRDIIRITKGNIGRTEDTIVTEYPVTVKINGQEFVTMVCTPEYIEDMVIGYLASEGIIKKYDEIKEIWVQEKEGFVHVKTDKVNPYFQDFQNKRYITSCCGMSRQGFVFVNDALTAKKMDNVSVKLTPDDCFRLMKDLQNSAVTFRNTGGVHNAALCDVDGLVLSRMDIGRHNALDKIYGHCLKNGISIEGKAIVFSGRISSEILLKVAKIGCELILSKSAPTELALELAEGLGITTVGFIRNDSLNIYTCPERIQLND
- a CDS encoding DUF2294 domain-containing protein gives rise to the protein MSKVIHEFNDMIRKLRKELFGKGPERIHTVFVENMAVSTLYGNLTPTEMFISRSEEGRDMVHSARTKMVQDVYSESPPDGMEELVGAKLVHLFSDIKIKENIAISVFVFDKDIADKLNGH
- the fdhF gene encoding formate dehydrogenase subunit alpha, which produces MSDSNITIKINGKDYTANEGATILEVINRNEIAHPQICYVPEVDPIQTCDTCIVEVNGKLVRSCSTKAAGGMDIALDSSKAKEAQTEAMDRILENHSLYCTVCDNNNGNCKLHNTAELMEIEHQKYPYTPKVELGAVDMSHPFYRYDANQCIACGQCVEVCQNLQVNETLSIDWEAERPRVIWDEGTEINNSSCVGCGQCVTICPCNALMEKSMLGEAGFMSGLKNDMLEPMIDLVKEVEPGYSGIFAISEIEAAMRDTRTKKTKTVCTFCGVGCTFEVWTKGRKILKVQPTHEAPVNAISTCVKGKFGWDFVNSEKRLTKPLIRKNGRFVESSWDEALDLVASRLGSIKQQYGGNSVGFISSSKITNEENYVIQKLARQMFETNNVDNCSRYCQSPATDGLFRTVGMGGDAGTIKDIAAAGLVIIVGANPAEGHPVLATRVKRAHKLHGQKLIVADIRKNEMAERSDIHISPKQGTDQVWLMAVTKYIIDQDWHDQEFINENVNFFDDYKEVLEKYTLEYAETHTGISRETLIQIAETIRDADGTCILWGMGVTQNTGASDTSAAISNLLLATGNYRRPGAGAYPLRGHNNVQGACDMGTLPTWLPGYQHVTDDVARAKFEKAYGVKIDGKPGLNNIEMLKAIEKGDMKAMYLVGEDMALVDADANHVDKVLSGLDFFVVQDIFLSRTAQYADVVLPGAPSLEKDGTFTNTERRVQRLYKALPTMGDSKADWEITQEIANRLGANWNYTHPSEIYEEMASLSPIFSQANYEVLEGWNSFLWGSHDGSNTPLLYVDGFNFPDKKARFALADWVEPHKFPEEYDLHINNGRMLEHFHEGNMTNKSNGIQSKVPDIFVEVSPELAKERKVGDGGLVRLVSPFGAVKLKALITDRVKKNELFLPMNSVDKDSAINFLTGPIYDQRTSTPAYKQTMVRMEVLSASGDIPLPGTNPRNKKRHPQNGVEVERKWARPGYVHLTDK
- a CDS encoding DUF1641 domain-containing protein codes for the protein MAAPITEIHNPITEEEIKLQKLEELKTLITDNEEALNNMFKIVNELNDSGVFEAATSMLQGKEQIAKIALQQITRQPVTNLINTLMGATGALMNADAAQSTKLLNSALAGIDEGNKFLQADKKIGVLDLMKTLNDPDINRAIGFGVHFLKGMGKELKE